Proteins from a single region of Candidatus Bathyarchaeota archaeon:
- a CDS encoding Zn-ribbon domain-containing OB-fold protein has product MLRVPRYWREIPYRYRLIGSKCKNCSKIYFPPKQRCRVCGSTELEPVNLPRRGRVITYTVIRSPPSGYEKYAPYIVGIIELEGGVRILSQIVDCDPTEITIGMEVEAAFRRVIEQGEAGVIEYGYKFRPIIKP; this is encoded by the coding sequence ATGTTAAGAGTTCCTAGATATTGGAGAGAAATCCCATATCGATATCGCCTAATCGGCAGTAAATGCAAGAATTGCAGTAAAATTTACTTCCCACCCAAACAGCGATGTCGAGTCTGCGGCTCAACGGAGCTTGAACCTGTAAACCTCCCCAGACGGGGGAGGGTGATAACCTATACTGTCATAAGATCGCCGCCGAGCGGCTATGAGAAATACGCACCCTACATCGTTGGCATTATAGAATTGGAAGGGGGAGTACGCATCCTTTCCCAAATCGTTGACTGCGATCCAACTGAAATTACAATCGGAATGGAGGTTGAAGCCGCATTCCGGCGGGTAATCGAGCAAGGTGAAGCTGGAGTGATAGAGTACGGATACAAATTCCGCCCAATAATCAAGCCATGA